From Nitrospirota bacterium, a single genomic window includes:
- the rfaE2 gene encoding D-glycero-beta-D-manno-heptose 1-phosphate adenylyltransferase translates to MLSKVKQRQELASLLQSHRQAGNRIVFTNGCFDLMHVGHTRYLQAAKDLGDLLVVAVNSDESVKSLNKAPDRPIVPDTQRAEVVAALGSVDYVILFNEPDPQDLIAALQPDILVKGGDWAVEQIVGREIVEARGGVVRTIPLVPGMSTTSLIQRIRATTT, encoded by the coding sequence ATGCTTTCCAAGGTTAAACAACGACAGGAACTCGCCTCGCTGCTGCAGTCTCACCGGCAGGCCGGCAACCGCATTGTGTTCACGAACGGCTGCTTCGATCTCATGCATGTGGGCCATACACGCTACCTCCAAGCCGCGAAAGACCTGGGCGACCTGCTGGTCGTGGCCGTCAACAGCGACGAATCTGTCAAAAGTTTGAATAAGGCGCCGGATAGGCCGATCGTCCCGGACACTCAGCGGGCTGAAGTCGTCGCGGCGCTCGGCTCAGTCGATTATGTTATCCTGTTCAATGAACCGGACCCCCAGGACCTGATCGCCGCCCTGCAGCCGGATATTCTTGTCAAAGGCGGAGATTGGGCGGTGGAACAGATCGTCGGGCGCGAGATCGTCGAAGCGCGCGGCGGAGTCGTCCGTACTATTCCCTTGGTCCCCGGCATGTCCACTACATCATTAATCCAACGTATTCGCGCAACCACCACATAA